The region CTCAGGGTTTACATATGCATAAACAATTTCCTGCATAGTTCTTTCTCCATATCCAATAACTTGTTTTTTTAATTCATCTCCTTCTAATACTCTATGTCTCTCAGAATAGACAGCGCGTCTTTGATTATTCATTACTTCATCATATTCAAAGACTTGTTTTCTAATATCAAAATAATAAGTTTCTACTTTCTTCTGAGCGCTTTCTAATGACCTGGTCAGCATTCCTGACTCAATAGGCATATCCTCATCGACTCTGAAAGCATTCATTAATGCAGCAACTCGATCACCTCCAAAAATACGAAGCAAATTATCTCCTAAAGACAAAAAGAATCGGGTACTTCCTAAGTCTCCTTGGCGACCAGCTCTTCCTCTTAATTGATTATCTACTCTGCGTGATTCATGCCGCTCAGTACCAATGACATGCAAGCCTCCAGCTTCGCGAACATGAACTTCTTCCTGCTTAACAACAACATCGTATTCTGATTTTACTAAGGAAATAGCTTCCCTGAGAGATTGAACTAATGGATCTTGTGTAGGAGCCTTTTCTGCCGCAGTTGAAATTCGATCTTCTAGTTCTATAGGGCTTAAAACACGATCTCCCCATTCTTTAATTAATTGATGCTCTAAATCAAGAAGAACCTGCTCAGTTGAATCTGTCAAAACACAAGGGTAGAGATTTTCTTGAGCACGAACATCATTAGAATGGTTTACTTTTTTATCTTTTGAGTTGTTTTCTTCTTTTCCAAAGCCAACTGATGAGTCCTTACGACGTTGCAAAGGAACAGGCGGTTTATGGCTATCTTCTGGCTTGACTAATTTAGGAAAAAGAACTTCTCTAACTTTTAGCCTAGCCATATAATCACTATTCCCCCCAAGAATGATATCTGTTCCTCGCCCTGCCATATTGGTCGCTATGGTTACAGCTCCTGCTCTACCTGCCTGAGCAATAATTTCGGCTTCTCTTTCTACATTTTCAGGTTTCGCATTTAATAGATTATGAGGCACATCCTGCTCTCCTAGTAATGCACTTAAGACCTCGCTCTTTTCAACACTTGTAGTTCCTACTAAAACAGGTCTACCTTTTTTATGAATTTCTACAGTTTCATTTGCAACAGCCCTCCATTTAGCAGATTCAGTTTTAAAAACTTGATCGACCCAATCCGCTCGGGAACGTGGTCGATTAGTTGGTATAACTGTTGTTTCAAGCTTATATGTTTTTTCAAATTCCACTTCTTCAGTTTTAGCAGTACCTGTCATGCCCGCAAGACGTGGATATAAAAGAAAGAAATTCTGATATGTAATTGAAGCAAGAGTTTGCGTCTCAGGTTGAATAGGCAATTCTTCTTTTGCTTCTATTGCCTGATGTTGGCCATCACTCCACCTTCGACCAGGCATCACTCTACCTGTAAATTCATCAACAATTACTGCATCTTCATTCCTAACTATGTAATTCACATCTTTAACAAAAAGTTCTTTGGCTTTTAAAGCATTAGTTATATAATGGGCCCATGGATCTTTAGGATCAAATAAATCTTTTACCTTTAATAACTCCTCAGATTTAGCAAAACCTTCATCAGTAAGAGTACATGTTCTTTGCTTTTCATCTACTTCATAATCTCCTTCAGGATCAATTCCATCTTTTCCCATCTCAGCAGCTCTTTGCAAAGTAGAAACAACTTCAGCTGCTTTTTGATATTTCTCTTGAGGTCTCTCAATTTGTCCAGATATAATTAAAGGTGTTCTAGCCTCATCAATCAATATCGAATCAACTTCATCAATTATGCAAAATTGAAAATCTCTTTGGACAATTTCATTTATATCATTAGCCATATTATCTCTTAAATAATCAAAGCCAAGCTCTGAATTAGTTGCATAAGTAATATCACATTCATAATTCTTGCGTCTTTCTATAGGAGTCATGTCTTGTTGAATCAAGCCAACAGATAAGCCTAAAAATCTATGGACTTGCCCCATCCATTCGGCATCCCTGCGAGCCAAATAATCATTAACAGTAACTATATGAACACCTCGTCCAGTGAGGGCATTTAAAAAGCTTGGCAAAGTTGCAACGAGAGTTTTACCCTCACCGGTTTTCATTTCAGCAATTTGGCCCTCATGTAAAACCATTCCTCCAATGAGTTGAACATCAAAATGACGCATCCCTAAAACCCGCTTACTAGCTTCTCTTACAACTGCAAAGGCTTCAGGGAGCAGATCATCCAGGCACTCTTGAATAGAAGAATCTGAAGATTTATCTAATCGAGTACGGAAATCAGATGTTTTCCCTCTCAGTTCATCATCATTCAGAGAAGCTATTTCATCTTCAAAAAGATTGATATCAGTCAAAATTGGCTGATAGCGCTTCAGCTTGCGGGCATTTGGATCTCCCAGCAAAAGCTTGAGCATAATTACAGCAAAGACAAAGACACATTAAGACTAACTACCAAAACACCTTGACGTCAGAAATCGATTAAGCGCTATAAAAGAAATATGCAGATTTCTTTAAAAATCTAATTGCATAGCCTGATTCATAAAGTGTTCAATATGCAACGATTAAAACTTATCAAACATGCAAAAGGAGCTCCTGGACTGAGAGTATTTGGTCTTGGACCTAATCTTTGGCCTTCAAAAGGATTATCCAAGCTAAAATTGTTACTTGATGAGCATGCGTTTTGGGCAAGTGGCAGAAGCGAGGAAAATCTCAAAAAATTGCTCAAAGGAAGCAATGTTGTAATTACTGTATGGCGAGGAAATCGTATAATTGGATTTGGAAGAGCAACTAGCGATGGAATCTACCGAGCCGTTTTATGGGACATTGTGGTTGCTGATGATTTACAAGGCCTAGGATTAGGAAAAAAAGTAGTTGAAGCTCTTCTATCTAGGCCTTGCATTAAAGGAGTAGAACGAATTTATTTAATGACAACAAATAGTTCTGAGTTCTACAAGCAATTTGGATTTGAAAACTGTCATCATCAAAGTTTGTTGATCAAATCAAATTGGTCTTAAAGCAAAATTAATCAAACGGTTTTAAAAAGCGGATGAAGAGATTCGAACTCTCGACCCTCTCCTTGGCAAGGAGATGCTCTACCACTGAGCTACATCCGCATTAATGAAAGTTTTTAACTTTACAAAAGCAGCATGCCTCA is a window of Prochlorococcus marinus subsp. marinus str. CCMP1375 DNA encoding:
- the secA gene encoding preprotein translocase subunit SecA; this translates as MLKLLLGDPNARKLKRYQPILTDINLFEDEIASLNDDELRGKTSDFRTRLDKSSDSSIQECLDDLLPEAFAVVREASKRVLGMRHFDVQLIGGMVLHEGQIAEMKTGEGKTLVATLPSFLNALTGRGVHIVTVNDYLARRDAEWMGQVHRFLGLSVGLIQQDMTPIERRKNYECDITYATNSELGFDYLRDNMANDINEIVQRDFQFCIIDEVDSILIDEARTPLIISGQIERPQEKYQKAAEVVSTLQRAAEMGKDGIDPEGDYEVDEKQRTCTLTDEGFAKSEELLKVKDLFDPKDPWAHYITNALKAKELFVKDVNYIVRNEDAVIVDEFTGRVMPGRRWSDGQHQAIEAKEELPIQPETQTLASITYQNFFLLYPRLAGMTGTAKTEEVEFEKTYKLETTVIPTNRPRSRADWVDQVFKTESAKWRAVANETVEIHKKGRPVLVGTTSVEKSEVLSALLGEQDVPHNLLNAKPENVEREAEIIAQAGRAGAVTIATNMAGRGTDIILGGNSDYMARLKVREVLFPKLVKPEDSHKPPVPLQRRKDSSVGFGKEENNSKDKKVNHSNDVRAQENLYPCVLTDSTEQVLLDLEHQLIKEWGDRVLSPIELEDRISTAAEKAPTQDPLVQSLREAISLVKSEYDVVVKQEEVHVREAGGLHVIGTERHESRRVDNQLRGRAGRQGDLGSTRFFLSLGDNLLRIFGGDRVAALMNAFRVDEDMPIESGMLTRSLESAQKKVETYYFDIRKQVFEYDEVMNNQRRAVYSERHRVLEGDELKKQVIGYGERTMQEIVYAYVNPELPSEEWDLKQLVGKVKEFVYLLDDLKPKDIEALNIDELQAFLQEQLRNAYDLKESQIEESRPGLMREAERFFILQQIDTLWREHLQSMDALRESVGLRGYGQKDPLIEYKNEGYDMFLEMMTNMRRNVIYSMFMFQPAPPSDKE
- a CDS encoding GNAT family N-acetyltransferase, which produces MQRLKLIKHAKGAPGLRVFGLGPNLWPSKGLSKLKLLLDEHAFWASGRSEENLKKLLKGSNVVITVWRGNRIIGFGRATSDGIYRAVLWDIVVADDLQGLGLGKKVVEALLSRPCIKGVERIYLMTTNSSEFYKQFGFENCHHQSLLIKSNWS